A window of Daphnia pulicaria isolate SC F1-1A chromosome 10, SC_F0-13Bv2, whole genome shotgun sequence contains these coding sequences:
- the LOC124313988 gene encoding pollen-specific leucine-rich repeat extensin-like protein 1 isoform X1 has protein sequence MALFRQHPQDSTLSYDGGFGSRTWSNMMMMWLLLISMAVIGSSEAAGTRTTFAGNRLPDIVPGVPGVDYPVASRVPATLRFRCDQQDYPGFFADPETGCQVFHVCRDNKKTSFLCPNGTLYHQRFFVCDWWFNVDCSKSVGLYPLNKDVIQRHEQQPQDRRLEGSTRPQVAAAAAERSSSSPYFQEPTPTPSFARFDKREVSEPTFQEWASRHIPLSKPSDTANFKTTRAGTDWVPGNRPRAPDVTVPFYESPFKTLASTSGTDVSRDPWSPTVTSPSSRYESSSDYGRDNLKSKEEYPISTSLLPDKWLLLAQDPDFLNNIAWGAQLHILNKTRGSGYLRTKPNNNRKPINQQELESHPFQGFRSNPSSKSPSNDRSSIRIEPNTHQERQPERQPERQPERQPERQPERQPERQPERQPERQFGRQPERQFERQFERQPERQFERQPERQPERQPEYQPEYQPEYQPEYQPERQPERQPERQPERQPERQPERQPERQPERQPERQPERQPERQFERQPERPTPPFVPSSLLSVSKEQQEQEEKNSHYWKSFPSTSNPNSIIHISTTSRPIQLPVSTAVHYSSPPIRPVQQKTTYPARPKPTPTTTYATTKQQPKLPSPYQATKTTVYVKKPWVTTPAGYTYGSTKPKQLKKQQYYYSTSSAVGAASSPSYQTAYPTAYPTAYPTAYPTAYPTPAYQVVLTGGSDYQVTSVLTRPAPPAARSPAPTTTHPLQQKSPALRNTPLLVQPQKLIPLSILLPLEPHPSTNQHLPYTNQRSQQQPVTRPLQTVRPQTPWPTQPSPIIIPLHNSRSDTFRPSELVKMSVPMRPSLLLSSTGPSSSSPFEFEPTQHREWESSVTPTAASSSINYQTSASTNNNHFDTFPPTPQQDGRHIATVITGKLKPVNVFPTETTDSADSNNSDDIRSFVVRPRNPITLASSSAQ, from the exons ATGGCACTCTTCCGTCAGCATCCGCAAGATTCCACCC TATCGTACGATGGAGGTTTCGGCTCACGGACATGGTCGaacatgatgatgatgtggctgctgctgatttCCATGGCTGTAATCGGATCCAGCGAAGCGGCCGGAACGAGGACGACATTCGCCGGTAACCGATTGCCCGACATCGTGCCCGGTGTTCCCGGCGTTGACTATCCGGTAGCGTCGCGCGTTCCCGCCACGCTTCGGTTCCGATGCGACCAACAAGATTACCCGGGATTCTTCGCCGATCCAGAAACTGGTTGCCAG GTTTTTCACGTTTGTCGTGACAACAAGAAAACGTCGTTCCTCTGTCCGAACGGGACGCTCTACCATCAGCGCTTCTT CGTTTGCGACTGGTGGTTCAATGTCGACTGTTCCAAATCCGTTGGACTGTACCCGCTCAACAAAGATGTCATCCAACGGCACGAGCAACAACCTCAAG ATCGCCGACTGGAAGGATCAACCCGACCGCaagtcgccgccgccgccgccgaacGCAGTAGCAGTTCGCCGTATTTCCAGGAGCCGACGCCGACGCCATCTTTCGCTCGATTCGACAAGCGCGAAGTGTCGGAACCGACGTTCCAGGAATGGGCGTCGCGACATATTCCGCTGTCGAAACCATCTGACACGGCCAACTTCAAGACGACTCGAGCCGGAACGGATTGGGTTCCCGGTAATCGACCGAGAGCTCCTGACGTCACGGTCCCGTTCTACGAGTCGCCTTTCAAAACACTGGCGTCCACTTCGGGGACTGACGTTAGCCGAGACCCGTGGTCACCCACTGTGACGTCGCCGTCCAGCCGATATGAGTCCTCATCCGATTACGGCCGCGATAATTTGAAGAGTAAAGAAGAGTATCCCATATCAACGTCGTTGTTGCCGGATAAGTGGTTGCTGCTGGCCCAGGATCCTGACTTCCTTAACAATATCGCTTGGGGTGCACAACTGCACATTCTCAATAAAACGCGAGGCTCGGGTTACCTGCGAACCAAGCCGAATAATAACCGCAAGCCAATAAATCAGCAAGAGCTGGAGTCGCATCCGTTCCAGGGTTTCAGGTCAAACCCCTCCAGCAAAAGTCCGTCAAATGACCGTTCCAGTATTCGTATTGAACCCAATACCCACCAAGAACGTCAACCCGAGCGCCAACCCGAGCGCCAACCCGAGCGCCAACCTGAACGCCAACCTGAACGCCAACCTGAACGCCAACCTGAACGCCAACCTGAACGCCAATTCGGTCGTCAACCCGAACGTCAATTTGAACGTCAATTTGAACGACAACCCGAACGTCAATTTGAACGACAACCCGAACGACAACCCGAACGTCAACCGGAATATCAACCGGAATATCAACCGGAATATCAACCGGAATATCAACCCGAACGTCAACCCGAACGTCAACCCGAACGTCAACCCGAACGTCAACCCGAACGTCAACCCGAACGTCAACCCGAACGTCAACCCGAACGTCAACCAGAACGTCAACCAGAACGTCAACCAGAACGTCAATTTGAACGCCAACCTGAACGTCCTACACCTCCATTTGTTCCAAGCTCTTTACTTAGCGTATCGAAAGAACAACAGGAACAGGAGGAGAAGAACAGCCACTACTGGAAATCTTTCCCGAGTACTAGTAATCCAAATTCAATCATTCACATTTCCACCACTAGCCGACCCATCCAGCTTCCGGTGAGCACCGCTGTACACTACAGCAGTCCTCCTATCCGACCGGTTCAACAAAAGACGACGTATCCGGCTCGGCCGAAACCTACTCCAACGACGACCTACGCCACAACGAAACAGCAGCCCAAATTACCATCACCTTACCAGGCAACCAAGACGACCGTCTACGTGAAAAAGCCCTGGGTCACTACTCCCGCCGGTTATACTTATGGCAGCACCAAGCCGAAACAACTGAAGAAACAACAATATTACTACTCTACTTCATCGGCTGTGGGTGCGGCCTCTTCTCCGTCCTATCAGACGGCGTACCCAACGGCGTACCCAACGGCGTACCCAACAGCGTACCCAACGGCGTACCCAACTCCCGCATACCAAGTGGTCCTGACCGGCGGATCGGATTATCAGGTGACCAGTGTCCTGACTCGACCTGCGCCGCCAGCAGCGCGCTCACCTgctccaacaacaacccatCCGTTACAGCAGAAATCTCCTGCGTTGCGGAATACGCCGCTATTAGTGCAGCCGCAGAAGTTAATTCCGCTCTCAATCTTGCTGCCGCTGGAGCCGCATCCTTCCACCAATCAGCATCTGCCGTACACCAATCAGAgatcccagcagcagccggtcaCTCGGCCTCTGCAAACTGTTCGACCTCAGACACCGTGGCCGACTCAACCTTCCCCGATCATCATTCCACTTCACAACAGTAGAAGCGACACTTTCCGGCCGTCGGAATTGGTCAAAATGTCCGTTCCGATGCGGCCTTCCTTGTTACTTTCGTCGACCGGACCTTCCTCCAGTTCGCCTTTCGAGTTTGAACCGACCCAGCACCGCGAATGGGAGTCGTCGGTCACGCCCACAGCAGCTTCATCTTCCATAAATTACCAAACGTCCGCCAGCACTAATAACAATCACTTTGACACGTTCCCCCCAACACCCCAACAGGATGGACGTCACATTGCGACCGTTATCACCGGTAAACTGAAACCGGTTAATGTGTTTCCAACTGAAACGACCGATAGTGCCGACAGTAATAATAGCGACGACATCCGCTCGTTTGTCGTCCGGCCAAGGAACCCCATCACGCTGGCCTCTTCCTCGGCTCAATGA
- the LOC124313988 gene encoding pollen-specific leucine-rich repeat extensin-like protein 1 isoform X2 — MMMMWLLLISMAVIGSSEAAGTRTTFAGNRLPDIVPGVPGVDYPVASRVPATLRFRCDQQDYPGFFADPETGCQVFHVCRDNKKTSFLCPNGTLYHQRFFVCDWWFNVDCSKSVGLYPLNKDVIQRHEQQPQDRRLEGSTRPQVAAAAAERSSSSPYFQEPTPTPSFARFDKREVSEPTFQEWASRHIPLSKPSDTANFKTTRAGTDWVPGNRPRAPDVTVPFYESPFKTLASTSGTDVSRDPWSPTVTSPSSRYESSSDYGRDNLKSKEEYPISTSLLPDKWLLLAQDPDFLNNIAWGAQLHILNKTRGSGYLRTKPNNNRKPINQQELESHPFQGFRSNPSSKSPSNDRSSIRIEPNTHQERQPERQPERQPERQPERQPERQPERQPERQPERQFGRQPERQFERQFERQPERQFERQPERQPERQPEYQPEYQPEYQPEYQPERQPERQPERQPERQPERQPERQPERQPERQPERQPERQPERQFERQPERPTPPFVPSSLLSVSKEQQEQEEKNSHYWKSFPSTSNPNSIIHISTTSRPIQLPVSTAVHYSSPPIRPVQQKTTYPARPKPTPTTTYATTKQQPKLPSPYQATKTTVYVKKPWVTTPAGYTYGSTKPKQLKKQQYYYSTSSAVGAASSPSYQTAYPTAYPTAYPTAYPTAYPTPAYQVVLTGGSDYQVTSVLTRPAPPAARSPAPTTTHPLQQKSPALRNTPLLVQPQKLIPLSILLPLEPHPSTNQHLPYTNQRSQQQPVTRPLQTVRPQTPWPTQPSPIIIPLHNSRSDTFRPSELVKMSVPMRPSLLLSSTGPSSSSPFEFEPTQHREWESSVTPTAASSSINYQTSASTNNNHFDTFPPTPQQDGRHIATVITGKLKPVNVFPTETTDSADSNNSDDIRSFVVRPRNPITLASSSAQ, encoded by the exons atgatgatgatgtggctgctgctgatttCCATGGCTGTAATCGGATCCAGCGAAGCGGCCGGAACGAGGACGACATTCGCCGGTAACCGATTGCCCGACATCGTGCCCGGTGTTCCCGGCGTTGACTATCCGGTAGCGTCGCGCGTTCCCGCCACGCTTCGGTTCCGATGCGACCAACAAGATTACCCGGGATTCTTCGCCGATCCAGAAACTGGTTGCCAG GTTTTTCACGTTTGTCGTGACAACAAGAAAACGTCGTTCCTCTGTCCGAACGGGACGCTCTACCATCAGCGCTTCTT CGTTTGCGACTGGTGGTTCAATGTCGACTGTTCCAAATCCGTTGGACTGTACCCGCTCAACAAAGATGTCATCCAACGGCACGAGCAACAACCTCAAG ATCGCCGACTGGAAGGATCAACCCGACCGCaagtcgccgccgccgccgccgaacGCAGTAGCAGTTCGCCGTATTTCCAGGAGCCGACGCCGACGCCATCTTTCGCTCGATTCGACAAGCGCGAAGTGTCGGAACCGACGTTCCAGGAATGGGCGTCGCGACATATTCCGCTGTCGAAACCATCTGACACGGCCAACTTCAAGACGACTCGAGCCGGAACGGATTGGGTTCCCGGTAATCGACCGAGAGCTCCTGACGTCACGGTCCCGTTCTACGAGTCGCCTTTCAAAACACTGGCGTCCACTTCGGGGACTGACGTTAGCCGAGACCCGTGGTCACCCACTGTGACGTCGCCGTCCAGCCGATATGAGTCCTCATCCGATTACGGCCGCGATAATTTGAAGAGTAAAGAAGAGTATCCCATATCAACGTCGTTGTTGCCGGATAAGTGGTTGCTGCTGGCCCAGGATCCTGACTTCCTTAACAATATCGCTTGGGGTGCACAACTGCACATTCTCAATAAAACGCGAGGCTCGGGTTACCTGCGAACCAAGCCGAATAATAACCGCAAGCCAATAAATCAGCAAGAGCTGGAGTCGCATCCGTTCCAGGGTTTCAGGTCAAACCCCTCCAGCAAAAGTCCGTCAAATGACCGTTCCAGTATTCGTATTGAACCCAATACCCACCAAGAACGTCAACCCGAGCGCCAACCCGAGCGCCAACCCGAGCGCCAACCTGAACGCCAACCTGAACGCCAACCTGAACGCCAACCTGAACGCCAACCTGAACGCCAATTCGGTCGTCAACCCGAACGTCAATTTGAACGTCAATTTGAACGACAACCCGAACGTCAATTTGAACGACAACCCGAACGACAACCCGAACGTCAACCGGAATATCAACCGGAATATCAACCGGAATATCAACCGGAATATCAACCCGAACGTCAACCCGAACGTCAACCCGAACGTCAACCCGAACGTCAACCCGAACGTCAACCCGAACGTCAACCCGAACGTCAACCCGAACGTCAACCAGAACGTCAACCAGAACGTCAACCAGAACGTCAATTTGAACGCCAACCTGAACGTCCTACACCTCCATTTGTTCCAAGCTCTTTACTTAGCGTATCGAAAGAACAACAGGAACAGGAGGAGAAGAACAGCCACTACTGGAAATCTTTCCCGAGTACTAGTAATCCAAATTCAATCATTCACATTTCCACCACTAGCCGACCCATCCAGCTTCCGGTGAGCACCGCTGTACACTACAGCAGTCCTCCTATCCGACCGGTTCAACAAAAGACGACGTATCCGGCTCGGCCGAAACCTACTCCAACGACGACCTACGCCACAACGAAACAGCAGCCCAAATTACCATCACCTTACCAGGCAACCAAGACGACCGTCTACGTGAAAAAGCCCTGGGTCACTACTCCCGCCGGTTATACTTATGGCAGCACCAAGCCGAAACAACTGAAGAAACAACAATATTACTACTCTACTTCATCGGCTGTGGGTGCGGCCTCTTCTCCGTCCTATCAGACGGCGTACCCAACGGCGTACCCAACGGCGTACCCAACAGCGTACCCAACGGCGTACCCAACTCCCGCATACCAAGTGGTCCTGACCGGCGGATCGGATTATCAGGTGACCAGTGTCCTGACTCGACCTGCGCCGCCAGCAGCGCGCTCACCTgctccaacaacaacccatCCGTTACAGCAGAAATCTCCTGCGTTGCGGAATACGCCGCTATTAGTGCAGCCGCAGAAGTTAATTCCGCTCTCAATCTTGCTGCCGCTGGAGCCGCATCCTTCCACCAATCAGCATCTGCCGTACACCAATCAGAgatcccagcagcagccggtcaCTCGGCCTCTGCAAACTGTTCGACCTCAGACACCGTGGCCGACTCAACCTTCCCCGATCATCATTCCACTTCACAACAGTAGAAGCGACACTTTCCGGCCGTCGGAATTGGTCAAAATGTCCGTTCCGATGCGGCCTTCCTTGTTACTTTCGTCGACCGGACCTTCCTCCAGTTCGCCTTTCGAGTTTGAACCGACCCAGCACCGCGAATGGGAGTCGTCGGTCACGCCCACAGCAGCTTCATCTTCCATAAATTACCAAACGTCCGCCAGCACTAATAACAATCACTTTGACACGTTCCCCCCAACACCCCAACAGGATGGACGTCACATTGCGACCGTTATCACCGGTAAACTGAAACCGGTTAATGTGTTTCCAACTGAAACGACCGATAGTGCCGACAGTAATAATAGCGACGACATCCGCTCGTTTGTCGTCCGGCCAAGGAACCCCATCACGCTGGCCTCTTCCTCGGCTCAATGA